One region of Rubripirellula tenax genomic DNA includes:
- a CDS encoding DUF2997 domain-containing protein, with translation MKTIDVIVSPVGASRIETNGFTGDQCRQASAFLEQALGLAENERLKAEFYKTEVRDHQQARQSS, from the coding sequence TTGAAAACCATTGACGTGATCGTCTCGCCCGTGGGTGCTTCTCGCATCGAGACGAATGGATTCACCGGCGATCAATGCCGGCAAGCGAGTGCGTTCTTGGAGCAGGCCCTCGGGCTGGCCGAGAATGAACGCCTCAAAGCGGAGTTCTACAAAACCGAAGTCCGCGATCACCAACAAGCCCGGCAGTCGTCTTAG